Proteins found in one Acidimicrobiales bacterium genomic segment:
- a CDS encoding DUF4214 domain-containing protein, whose protein sequence is MRTRLLATAGLTATLALPSLLGPLGAGAAPTAPRPRASDAVEAAVAWLETQQQADGGFDGAGFPGFETPDVVLALAAAGQSGPGWSEAEALAAVQAVATPGGLDALDALDDLVDTPTSPTQAAKVIALDVVPLGLDTGDFDPSGDSAAPVDLLALVRSGAGDGSYPNLAFNGQVYVAWALATLGEPVPAPLLALIDGAQQANGSFDYSGLPGGSDIDPDLTASVIMALTLAGRPATDPTVRGAVLALGRAQGWNGEWASPFDDGNPNSTAQAMLAAVTLGSDPETPCWRDRADGRFTGVRYRSPSVSLLRRQAGDGSVASPSDGPSRNTFGTAQTVQALVAAEGPWPYAGAGCSTASPGDSRRLVNAHYVDLLGRFSDQAGAQFWVGLLDAGIDPARVSQRLTGTPEYGRRVVDEMYRAYLDRPASPAERAAGAPGVLAGRRLDRAAAILGSQEYYEGAVEDPTPPSAAAWVSALYRDVLGRTGDDGALAWLRGQLEAGRSRAAVARTLLRTDEALGVMVDGFYRDLLRRRSDPSGRAFWVRLFQRGRSPEALVLLIAGSAEYVAATRAPA, encoded by the coding sequence ATGCGCACCCGTCTCTTGGCGACGGCCGGCTTGACCGCCACCCTCGCCCTTCCCTCCCTCCTCGGCCCGCTCGGCGCCGGGGCCGCCCCGACGGCCCCCCGCCCCCGGGCCAGCGACGCAGTCGAGGCCGCGGTGGCCTGGCTGGAGACCCAGCAGCAGGCCGACGGGGGCTTCGACGGCGCCGGGTTCCCCGGCTTCGAGACCCCTGACGTCGTGCTGGCCCTGGCCGCCGCCGGCCAGAGCGGGCCGGGGTGGAGCGAGGCCGAGGCCCTGGCCGCGGTCCAGGCCGTGGCCACCCCCGGGGGCCTCGACGCCCTCGACGCCCTCGACGACCTGGTCGACACGCCGACGTCGCCGACCCAGGCGGCCAAGGTCATCGCCCTCGACGTGGTGCCCCTGGGCCTCGACACCGGCGACTTCGACCCCTCGGGCGACAGCGCCGCCCCCGTCGACCTCCTGGCCCTGGTGCGCTCGGGGGCCGGCGACGGCTCGTACCCGAACCTGGCCTTCAACGGGCAGGTCTACGTGGCCTGGGCCCTGGCCACGCTGGGCGAGCCGGTCCCGGCCCCCCTCCTGGCCCTCATCGACGGGGCCCAGCAGGCCAACGGCAGCTTCGACTACTCGGGCCTGCCCGGGGGGAGCGACATCGATCCCGACCTGACGGCGTCGGTGATCATGGCCCTGACCCTGGCCGGCCGGCCCGCCACCGACCCGACCGTGCGCGGCGCCGTCCTGGCCCTGGGCCGGGCCCAGGGGTGGAACGGCGAGTGGGCCTCGCCCTTCGACGACGGCAACCCCAACTCCACGGCCCAGGCCATGCTGGCCGCGGTCACCCTGGGCTCCGATCCGGAGACGCCGTGCTGGCGGGACCGGGCCGACGGCCGCTTCACCGGCGTGCGCTACCGGTCGCCCTCGGTCTCGCTCCTGCGTCGCCAGGCCGGCGACGGCTCCGTCGCCAGCCCCAGCGACGGCCCCAGCCGCAACACCTTCGGCACCGCCCAGACCGTCCAGGCCCTGGTGGCCGCGGAGGGGCCCTGGCCCTACGCCGGCGCCGGCTGCTCGACCGCCAGCCCCGGGGACAGTCGCCGCCTGGTCAACGCCCACTACGTGGACCTGCTGGGCCGCTTCAGCGACCAGGCCGGGGCCCAGTTCTGGGTCGGGCTCCTCGATGCCGGGATCGACCCCGCCCGGGTGTCCCAGCGCCTCACCGGCACGCCGGAGTACGGCCGCCGGGTGGTCGACGAGATGTACCGGGCCTACCTGGACCGCCCCGCCTCGCCGGCCGAGCGGGCCGCCGGGGCGCCGGGCGTCCTGGCCGGCCGGCGCCTGGACCGGGCCGCCGCCATCCTGGGCAGCCAGGAGTACTACGAGGGCGCGGTCGAGGACCCGACGCCCCCCTCCGCCGCGGCCTGGGTCTCGGCCCTCTACCGCGACGTGCTGGGCCGCACCGGCGACGACGGGGCGTTGGCCTGGCTGCGCGGCCAGCTCGAGGCCGGCCGGAGCCGGGCCGCGGTGGCCCGCACCTTGCTGCGCACCGACGAGGCCCTGGGCGTCATGGTCGACGGGTTCTACCGGGACCTGCTGCGCCGCCGCAGCGATCCGAGCGGCCGCGCCTTCTGGGTGCGCCTCTTCCAGCGGGGCCGCAGCCCCGAGGCCCTGGTGCTGCTCATCGCCGGCTCGGCCGAGTACGTGGCCGCCACCCGGGCCCCCGCCTGA
- a CDS encoding HNH endonuclease, translating to MIRALVLNVTYEPLSVVAGRRAALLVLAERAELVHESDEVLHSARLVLPVPSVVRLRTLVRVPYQRTIPLSRRGVLARDGHACQYCGSRAETIDHVMPRSRGGTHTWENVVAACRPCNLRKGSRLLADTTLRLAALPGPPRRSAWVTVAAGPVPPLWEPYLQAA from the coding sequence ATGATCCGGGCGCTGGTGCTGAACGTCACCTACGAGCCCCTGAGCGTCGTGGCCGGGCGGCGGGCCGCCCTGCTGGTCCTGGCCGAGCGGGCCGAGCTGGTCCACGAGAGCGACGAGGTGCTCCACTCGGCCCGCCTGGTCCTGCCGGTGCCGTCGGTGGTCCGCCTCCGCACGCTGGTGCGGGTGCCCTACCAGCGGACCATCCCCCTCAGCCGCCGGGGGGTGCTGGCCCGCGACGGCCACGCCTGCCAGTACTGCGGGTCCCGGGCCGAGACCATCGACCACGTCATGCCCCGGAGCCGGGGCGGCACCCACACCTGGGAGAACGTGGTGGCCGCCTGCCGGCCCTGCAACCTCCGCAAGGGCAGCCGCCTGCTGGCCGACACCACCCTGCGCCTGGCCGCCCTGCCCGGCCCGCCCCGCCGCAGCGCCTGGGTCACAGTGGCGGCCGGTCCCGTCCCCCCGCTGTGGGAGCCGTACCTCCAGGCCGCATGA
- a CDS encoding enolase C-terminal domain-like protein: MSGTGPPPVAVTLHRVRLPLRAPHVAAHGREDGREVVLVGVTDDDGVVGWGECPALSVPGYAPEWIDGAWWVLSRLLGPAVLAGRGADGVPGHPMASGAVRDALLDLRLRQAGEGPASALGPLAPTVAFGVAVGLDDDPDRVAAAAAGAVAAGASLVVVKVRPGWAAVPLAAARDAAPGVAVAVDANGSFTEDDIDELRALDRLGPAFVEQPLPAEDLVGSARLSRALDAPVALDEAVTGPGALEAAVALGAGAILTVKPARAGGVEAAAALVVRAAAAGWGVHAGGMLESGVGRAAARAVAALPAVAGPALLGSTHLLFTADVVAPAPGPAPRGRVAVHPGPGLVPAPDPERLAELAVATWHRSR; the protein is encoded by the coding sequence ATGAGCGGCACCGGGCCGCCCCCCGTGGCCGTGACCCTGCACCGCGTGCGCCTCCCGTTGCGGGCGCCCCACGTCGCCGCCCACGGGCGGGAGGACGGGCGCGAGGTGGTCCTGGTGGGCGTCACCGACGACGACGGGGTGGTGGGGTGGGGCGAGTGCCCGGCCCTGTCGGTGCCCGGCTACGCCCCGGAGTGGATCGACGGGGCGTGGTGGGTGCTGAGCCGGCTGCTGGGCCCCGCCGTCCTGGCCGGGCGGGGCGCGGACGGGGTGCCCGGCCATCCCATGGCCAGCGGGGCGGTCCGTGACGCCCTGCTGGACCTGCGGCTCCGGCAGGCGGGGGAGGGGCCGGCGTCCGCCCTCGGGCCCCTGGCCCCCACGGTGGCCTTCGGCGTCGCCGTGGGCCTGGACGACGACCCCGACCGGGTGGCCGCCGCCGCCGCCGGGGCGGTGGCCGCCGGGGCCTCGCTGGTGGTGGTGAAGGTCCGGCCCGGGTGGGCGGCGGTGCCCCTGGCCGCGGCCCGCGACGCCGCCCCCGGCGTGGCCGTGGCCGTGGACGCCAACGGCAGCTTCACCGAGGACGACATCGACGAGCTCCGGGCCCTGGACCGGCTGGGGCCGGCCTTCGTCGAGCAACCCCTCCCCGCCGAGGACCTGGTCGGGTCGGCCCGCCTGTCCCGGGCCCTCGACGCGCCGGTGGCCCTGGACGAGGCCGTGACCGGCCCGGGCGCCCTGGAGGCGGCCGTGGCCCTGGGGGCGGGGGCCATCCTGACCGTGAAGCCGGCCCGGGCCGGCGGCGTGGAGGCGGCGGCCGCCCTGGTGGTCCGGGCCGCGGCCGCGGGGTGGGGCGTCCACGCCGGCGGGATGCTGGAGAGCGGTGTGGGCCGGGCCGCGGCCCGGGCCGTGGCCGCCCTGCCGGCGGTGGCCGGCCCCGCCCTCCTGGGCTCGACCCACCTGCTGTTCACCGCGGACGTGGTGGCCCCGGCCCCCGGCCCGGCCCCACGCGGCCGGGTGGCGGTGCACCCCGGGCCCGGGCTGGTCCCGGCGCCCGACCCCGAGCGCCTGGCGGAGCTCGCGGTGGCCACCTGGCACCGGTCCCGGTGA
- the rsmH gene encoding 16S rRNA (cytosine(1402)-N(4))-methyltransferase RsmH: MSPPSAPVAGWDHVPVLAEAVVSVLGAAPAGTYVDCTLGLGGHAALLLEAHPGLRLLGLDQDAEALEQAAAALARFGDRVALRHARSDALPEVLSELGIDDVTAVLADLGVSSPQVDRAERGFSYRSDRDGPLDMRMDRSRGRTAADLLADLDEDALVRALRQLGDEPHARRIARAVVDAEPRTTAQLAAVVRDAVPAARRRSGDPAKRVFQTLRILVNDELGTLDRTLDVAMAALVPGGRLAVISFHSLEDRMVKTRFRAAAEDGCTCPPGLPCACGFEPTVRLLRRKPWVADPAEVAANPRSTSARLRAVEALPPPGGEDRP, from the coding sequence ATGTCGCCCCCCTCCGCCCCGGTCGCCGGCTGGGACCACGTCCCGGTGCTGGCCGAGGCCGTGGTCTCGGTGCTGGGCGCCGCTCCGGCCGGCACCTACGTCGACTGCACCCTGGGCCTGGGCGGCCACGCCGCCCTCCTCCTGGAGGCCCACCCCGGCCTCCGCCTCCTCGGCCTCGACCAGGACGCCGAGGCCCTGGAGCAGGCGGCCGCCGCCCTGGCCCGCTTCGGCGACCGGGTGGCGCTGCGCCACGCCCGCTCCGACGCGCTGCCGGAGGTCCTGTCCGAGCTCGGCATCGACGACGTCACCGCCGTGCTGGCCGACCTGGGCGTGTCGTCACCCCAGGTCGACCGGGCCGAGCGGGGCTTCAGCTACCGCTCCGACCGGGACGGGCCGCTCGACATGCGCATGGACCGCTCCCGGGGCCGCACGGCCGCCGACCTGCTGGCCGACCTGGACGAGGACGCCCTGGTCCGGGCCCTGCGCCAGCTCGGCGACGAGCCCCACGCCCGCCGCATCGCCCGAGCCGTGGTCGACGCCGAGCCCCGGACCACGGCCCAGCTGGCCGCCGTGGTCCGCGACGCCGTCCCGGCCGCCCGGCGCCGCTCCGGCGACCCGGCCAAGCGGGTGTTCCAGACCCTCCGCATCCTGGTCAACGACGAGCTGGGCACGCTGGACCGCACCCTCGACGTGGCCATGGCCGCCCTGGTGCCCGGCGGCCGCCTGGCCGTCATCTCCTTCCACTCGCTCGAGGACCGGATGGTCAAGACCCGCTTCCGGGCCGCGGCCGAGGACGGCTGCACCTGCCCGCCCGGGCTGCCCTGCGCCTGCGGCTTCGAGCCCACCGTCCGCCTGCTGCGCCGCAAGCCCTGGGTGGCCGACCCGGCCGAGGTGGCGGCCAACCCCCGCTCGACCAGCGCCCGCCTGCGGGCCGTGGAGGCCCTCCCGCCCCCGGGTGGGGAGGACCGGCCGTGA
- a CDS encoding penicillin-binding protein 2 codes for MSDRPVTGAFDAYRAQRAGGPAASGRRRPSPRPARSTSSRSTSSRSTSPRPAPARPAPAPRSRTSPRSTRPPESRRTTPAAARRLVPGRGERAGRGAGAPPPPRATRRRLLALPVVSVLLFGVVAAKLVDVQVRNPDRWVAQGLQQRIAVATLPAGRGSLLDRNGHHFSLSLPRRSVFADPSLIHDPAAVAARLAPLLEVPRRELEEKVSGPGRFAMLAHTLPDAVADRVEALDIAGISFVAEYQRFRPNDTLAQSLVGSVSVDGSQGISGLEAQYDDLLTGREGEITYEKAKVEGGGAIAGSTRRVIAARPGADITLTLDRGLQYETEQTLADHLGRAGAHGGTAIVSRPSTGEILALANLEQDEGGAGYVPTTNNLALTTVYEPGSVNKVITVAAALEEGLVTPETMLSVPDELEVGDHRFTDSHPHPTTSWSVTDILATSSNIGTIMLAQQLGGDRMDRYLRRFGFGSRTGLGFPAESAGLMLPGDEWAQQSTAIGSIPIGQGISVTALQMLQAYNVLANDGTYVPPRLVRAVTRPDGTPEPVPSPEPVQVVSPTTAAAVRAMMAEVVERGTGQDAAVPGYTVAGKTGTARKPQPNGGYEDEDGAMHYIATFAGLLPAENPDLSVIVVVDEPDPGRSIYAGDVAAPAFSDLARLALRRLDIPPAVGGGTVAVPTMSESAQGIGDTRIPSSGAAPDEGAAREEDAAGVDPGDGGDPDGG; via the coding sequence ATGAGCGACCGCCCGGTCACCGGGGCCTTCGACGCCTACCGGGCGCAGCGGGCCGGCGGCCCCGCGGCCTCCGGCCGGCGCCGGCCGAGCCCCCGGCCCGCCCGCTCAACCTCGTCCCGCTCCACCTCGTCCCGCTCCACCTCGCCCCGGCCCGCGCCGGCCCGCCCGGCGCCGGCTCCCCGTTCCCGCACCTCCCCCCGTTCCACCCGTCCCCCCGAGTCCCGTCGGACGACGCCGGCTGCGGCCCGTCGCCTGGTGCCGGGCCGGGGGGAGCGGGCGGGGAGGGGCGCCGGCGCGCCGCCCCCGCCGCGGGCCACCCGCCGGCGGCTGCTGGCGCTGCCGGTGGTGAGCGTGCTCCTGTTCGGGGTGGTGGCGGCCAAGCTGGTCGACGTCCAGGTCCGCAACCCCGACCGCTGGGTGGCCCAGGGCCTCCAACAGCGCATCGCGGTGGCCACCCTGCCGGCCGGGCGGGGCTCGCTGCTCGACCGCAACGGCCACCACTTCTCCCTGTCGCTGCCCCGGCGCTCGGTGTTCGCCGACCCCAGCCTCATCCACGACCCGGCCGCGGTGGCCGCCCGGCTCGCCCCGCTGCTGGAGGTTCCGCGCCGCGAGCTGGAGGAGAAGGTCTCGGGCCCGGGGCGCTTCGCCATGCTGGCCCACACCCTGCCCGACGCGGTGGCCGACCGGGTCGAGGCCCTGGACATCGCCGGCATCAGCTTCGTGGCGGAGTACCAGCGCTTCCGGCCCAACGACACCCTGGCCCAGTCGCTGGTCGGCTCGGTCAGCGTGGACGGCTCCCAGGGCATCTCCGGCCTGGAGGCCCAGTACGACGACCTCCTCACCGGCCGGGAGGGCGAGATCACCTACGAGAAGGCCAAGGTCGAGGGGGGCGGGGCCATCGCCGGCAGCACCCGGCGGGTCATCGCCGCCCGCCCCGGGGCCGACATCACCCTCACCCTGGACCGGGGCCTCCAGTACGAGACCGAGCAGACCCTGGCCGACCACCTGGGCCGGGCCGGGGCCCACGGCGGCACCGCCATCGTGTCCCGCCCCTCCACCGGCGAGATCCTGGCCCTGGCCAACCTGGAGCAGGACGAGGGCGGCGCCGGCTACGTGCCCACCACCAACAACCTGGCCCTCACCACCGTCTACGAGCCCGGGTCGGTCAACAAGGTCATCACCGTGGCCGCCGCCCTGGAGGAGGGCCTGGTCACCCCCGAGACCATGCTCTCGGTGCCCGACGAGCTGGAGGTCGGGGACCACCGGTTCACCGACTCCCACCCCCACCCCACCACCTCGTGGTCGGTCACCGACATCCTGGCCACCTCGTCCAACATCGGCACGATCATGCTGGCCCAGCAGCTGGGCGGGGACCGGATGGACCGCTACCTCCGGCGCTTCGGCTTCGGCTCCCGCACCGGGCTGGGCTTCCCGGCCGAGTCGGCCGGGCTGATGCTGCCCGGGGACGAGTGGGCCCAGCAGAGCACGGCCATCGGCTCCATCCCCATCGGGCAGGGCATCTCGGTCACCGCCCTGCAGATGCTCCAGGCCTACAACGTGCTGGCCAACGACGGCACCTACGTCCCGCCCCGCCTGGTCCGGGCCGTCACCCGGCCCGACGGCACGCCCGAGCCGGTGCCCTCGCCGGAGCCGGTCCAGGTGGTGTCGCCCACCACCGCCGCGGCGGTGCGGGCCATGATGGCCGAGGTGGTCGAGCGGGGCACCGGCCAGGACGCCGCCGTGCCCGGCTACACGGTGGCCGGCAAGACCGGCACGGCACGCAAGCCCCAGCCCAACGGCGGCTACGAGGACGAGGACGGCGCCATGCACTACATCGCCACCTTCGCCGGCCTGCTGCCGGCCGAGAACCCCGACCTGTCCGTCATCGTGGTGGTTGACGAGCCCGACCCCGGCCGGTCCATCTACGCCGGCGACGTGGCCGCCCCCGCCTTCTCCGACCTGGCCCG